The DNA window gtatcttttgaatgggtagaACTAAAATAGTTAATTGTTAAAGAGACACAACGGGAATCAAATGAGGTGACAGATTCTGTTCAATGTGAAAACTCCCTTTAAGGGAAGTTTTCGCACAGAAATATCACTAAGGCAAAAACCATCTGTCGGCTTTAGAACTATAAATGTCTATGGCTCTATTCGCATGTCCTTTTTACAGACGGTTGTGAACGAACATCTGAAAAAATGGACACATCCATTCTGACAACAGACCCTTAGACATTCATGTGTATTACAGCGGCCTTTCAACAAACGGCTGTTTTTAATGGTtcgtgtgaataaggtctaaatATAATAATCAACTTGGCTTATACAAGGAAATCAATATAACCATTTCTTCTAAATGCAGCCATAGCTCACCAAACTGCAAACAgcatgtgaatatatcctaacAGATTAGCAATGAAAAAGCTTAATAGTAATCTTTATATACATATCATGCATTGAGTTTAATGTGATGATCCAGATAAATTAAAGCTAATTACAATATTACAGTGTCTGAGATACACGTCTTCCTCATATTCTTAAAATATTCTAGATACTTTCCATTTTGGAAATCAGTATAACCACATCCCATTGATCAGGGATATTGATAATGGTAACACATGTATGTATATtgctcagcaaaaaaaataagtaaTCCACTCAGTGGTAAAAGAAGTCACTTGTAACAATGACACTTCCTACATGCTAAAAGGAATTGGTAAATTGGATGGgcagctgtatattactgtatgaaGGCTGGCATGCTACAGTGCTGTATACCCCAACACAGTAGTGGTATACACAATACAATCCTatggtgcccaaataatactgccccataaaCTAAGAAATAGAGCTGCATCCTGTTCAGCTGCCTTTACATAGACGGGGGGTGAGATCAGGGGCCAAACTCCTGGCACCTAGGCCATCAGGACATTAGTGACAGGTAAGGTGCCATGTATGACGGCACAGTTTGACCATGTATATACTGCTGTTGAAGGCTACAGTACATGGTATGAAACAATGCCAGCTTGTATCTGGGATCCACTTGCACAATTCTCGTTCTAAAAAAACTTTTTGATAACTCAGTGTCTCCAGATGGCCGAAAACTATTTCCCTATTTAGTTCGAGTGACTGAGATTTCAGAACAAAGAGTCTGCTTTTCCATATCCTTGGGCCGTGCCACTTGCATGGGTCTGAGCTGGGGAAAAATAAGATCAGACACAATTTTCTAATCTTGGTCATCCTTTAAATAGTCACTAAGTTTTCAACAAacgttgcataaatcaatagtagggGTGATTATAAGAAACTTCGTAATATATCATATTAGAGGAAAAACTTTTagtttccctccctccctcctcttccCACTGAGTTGTACGTGCTATATCAGTCTCAAGGTGGGCTATAGGTGACATGACTgattatatgtatctatagaagtttatggagggggaggagtgagcaggacATAAGGGAagaaatacagccttaatttgttgctggagctaaataggagctttctatcacaattaAAGCACTTTCATAAAATCATTACAGATCAGTATTTCCTCCATGTTCCTGGAGCCGTTCCTGAAATGAAAGGACAGTTATGTAGCCTAGACTcctatgtgcagtgtatggcagctattCTTTGCCCACCAGCTCAGAAAGGTATGCAAATAGCAAAATATTAATCAAATAATGGCCTGATAATGCATCACTACTTATGTACTATTGCTTTATGCACAGTTTGTTGAAAGGATAGGTCTGCTGTAAGATTTACTTGTACCttgtgcctgcaattgctgtaatTTTGTATTAGTGTTTTGGTGCTTTTGGGATGTTTTTGTGTCAAATCATTGTCTCCAGTAGGAATTAAACATTCAGGACTGGACAGATTGgtctatgggaaaggaaagaatCACATAGTTCCTTTATTTGCCTTTAAAATGATGCTTGCAAAAGTTGCACATAAGAAGCAAGGGTCTTCAGGTGATTTGGACACTGATCCCCTCTATAGACCAATATAGAAGTTggagaaaaaaggaaaaacttTGTATAGTGAATCTGTGCAGTATACTACGGTTATTTCAAAAAGGAGTTTATAGAGCAGGAATGGGTAAATAGTAGATTAAGGCTAGGGATACACAGGGGTTCTGGACACCCATTACAAAACAGAAAATTGCTGGGTCTTCTTGAGATCCTTGATTAATATAAGCGAATGGAGTCTCATTGCAACCCTAAGGGTGCCACGGCCTTAAATTAATGTCAAACACTGACTTTTTGGCGATTTGAAGTCACAGTACCGGCACCTTTGGGGTCACAGCGTAACACCATTCACTAACAGGGGTCATGGTGCTACTTCCGATTTTTGGTCAAATGTTGTGAACCTGTGGCACCAATGCTTGCATTAAAGTCAGGCGGAGGGTGAAACTTTTAACTCCATGAACTCAGGTTGATATAACCGTTACAATTAAATAAAGCAATTGTTCACAAGTGATATGTTAATTAGCTCATTTAGTCGAGACCTAATTACAATGACACAGTCATTATATCTATTCATACATATTTGTATATCAGCAAATATTGCGATAGTCGTTACAAcaataaaaaagtataaaaacagAATTAtgtcacaagtagagatgagcgagtacgatttgaaacggccgtttcgaatagcacgcacccataggaataaatggaagcggctggcgcacagactttgccggcagctggccgcttaaccccctgcgtgccggctgcgtccattcattcctatgggtgcatgctatttgaaacgggagttttgaatagtactcactcatctctagtcacaagcaACATTTATATAGTAAGGTAAACAGAAACTgtcctaaggcccggttcacatctgtgtttggtactttgttcggggagtccgcttagggacccactgaatggaataccgaacgcattaaaaagcggtaattttctctctgcatgattcatgcggaaaacacatggaccctatggggtccgtgtagctTCTTAGctgaccgctttttaatgtgttcggtatttcgttcgggggtccccaagcggactccccgaacagaaaactgaacaaagatgtgaaccaggccttagttctTATCCATATCTATACTATTCACTGGCAAAGCTCATGATTATATTAATTATGTGTTGGATGTAAACATTCAACCTTTATGTTGCCCTTCGATTCTTTTACATTGGGGCACTTATGACTTCCTATCAAAGATGAGCTTTTAGGTACAGATACACCTGATAAATTGTCTCTAAAATATTAATTTTGAGGTTAAATGCAGCGGATTTACTCCTTGAATTTCAGATTCAAAGATATAGTAAGATATAATAATCATCAGTATTTGGTAATAAAGTTCCACCCCCTGGTCTTCCCCATGTGTCTGGAAGCACTctcttttgtatgtggtttgcacaaacccattccttttcaagctggGACAGTTTAGAAGGTGTTCGGGACAGGTAGCAAGTGTAAGATTTATCCTTTCACCCCTCTCAGTCATACCGAATGGATAACAGACCCCCACAGTGGAATAAGGCAAAAATACATGTTATTTTCTGGTAGAAGAATTGAAGATACCACATCTGGACAGTCATACGCTACCTGTGCTAACGTCTTCTTCTTATTTTCTCTCTCAAAACAAGAGCTGCTATTTAGCATATTGATGGAAACCACTCTCCATAAAGGCAGGAAGAAGAGAACATTGCCAATACTAAATCATGGAGTCCCAAGGTAGAAGAAAGCATTCATACAAGACTGTTTCTAGTCCACAAGCTTTTGAAGACTTCCAGATTGCAACGTAGTTATCGATTGGGCGAACTGTGCAAATTCTCTGGGATTTTACGTGGCTAGAAGAAGGAGGTCTCTCGATCTAACTTCACTGGAAGAACAATTTCTACTATTGGTTAGCCATACTCTTTGACATATTCTCGAGGAAATTTTCAAGTTCCGAATCAATGCTCATAATATAGTCACCTGTTGATTCTAATAGATCACTGCATGATTGACTTGTCATGTTGCCGCCCGATTGCGTAGGATGAAATTGAGGAATGTAAAGGCTATTTTGAGAATTGCTGGAGCAAGAAGGTTCATTCACTGAACTCAACATCATCTGACTGGAATCTGTTTCGCATCCATCTCGCTGAAATGGTGGTCCAAAGAGGTTATTTTCAGCAGATATGGTCGAGAAAAAGGACTGTGAGACACTTGGTGTTGGAAACCTATTAGCCAGCCCTTTCTCAGAAACATATGTGGCCTTTTGCAAAGTGGGATCTTGGTTTGAGTGGTACATAGAAGTAAAATTGTGGGAGCTACTACCTGGAGCCTCTAGAGCTTTCCTCATCTGTGCAGATATGTTCATTGTTGGTGTCGTGATTAGATCATAACTGAAATTCTGGTTATTCGTGGGGTTGGATGATGTGCTTGCATTGTGCCAAAGAAAATTCGGAATAGCTGATACATTTTCTGGTTCCGGGAATGTATGGAGATATGGGTTGAGTGACGCACTTGGCCTTGGAATgcaatttatttcatttttacatGTGTCATTCACTGGTTCTATGAGGAGGAGaagaaaaaacaatataaatgtagTTTTGGCAGTTTTCTGGGGTACAAGATATGAAATACAGACAGGCCACCAGTACTCTCGGACGTACGATCATTTATGCTAGattactggtgtaaatgatggctGAAACCCATGCCGGCTATAAACTGGTGCACCTCATTATATTGGGGGCGCTTCCTCTGGAGCTGCTGGAATTATGAATACTGGCATGCCAAACACTAAGCAAGTTATAAACTTTGTGGGGGTCATTTATCATGACCAAAGTATATCTCCGGTGATGACTAATGGCCTATTGTCTAAGCAACCAAATAAGAAGCTTTACAGGAGAAGCCTAAAGCATTAAAACCATTCAGTTTCCCTTTGTGTGTCTTCTGCCATCAGATAATCTTCTAGCTGAGATGGGGTTATCTAGAGGTATTTTAGTCACTTTAACATAGTTGTGTTACCTATACTTAATGATATATATTTTTGACTGAACCAGCCTGCAGTCAACAAAATATTAAGATTCATTGAACTCATTATACATACACCTTTATTGCTTATGTTGCTGAGATCTAGACAGGGACCTGTGTCCTAGTAACAGCGACCTGTTTTTGGTGCCATGCACAGACTGTCCGTGTTCATCCATAGATCACATTTATTCTAGTGTTTACATATCATCGTTGTCCCGCTGGTTATTTACAATGTGTTTATGACATGATACCATGACATCTGGCCAACATCTACTAATTACCCAATCCATTTGGCTTTACAGTCCATTGACCTCTTGAATATTGGGTACATCAAGTAAATACAAATTGATACCTGTCTATGCTAAAGGGTTGTGCTAAGATTAGAAATATGCTCAGGATAGATGCTAAGTATCTAATTGGTCCGACAGctaggaccctcaccaatcatgaTATTCCGATAGGGGTACAAGAGAATCCAGTgttctgatcagtaggggtctcagTAGTTAGACATCCATTCATCAGagacttacccttggttcacatctgcgtttggtaatctattcgggggagtccgcatggggacccctcgaacggactaccgaacgcatttgcaagcggtgtgcagtgaaagcacacggaccccatagactataatggggtccgtgtgcttgccatgagatctccgcacaagttatgcggacagaaaagtagattgtgaagtattttcctgtccgcatgttccctgcggagatttcatggcaagcacacggaccccattatagcctatggggtccgtgtgctttcactgcacatcgcttgcaagtgcattcggtagtccgttcggggggggggtccccatgcgtactcccccaaacagattaccaaatgcagatgtgaaccaagggtaagtctCTGATCAATGGATGTCTAACATCTAGCAACTTtttcctcccctctctatagacttataTGTGAAAAATAACTTTGGATTTGGTGAACCATTAAAACAACCCCATTATAATTAATTGTGAAAACTTTAAATTTCAATACCTTTCTTTATGGGTCGATCTAAGGTATGTAATGGTAAGATTGTTTGCAGTGGCTTGATCGCTTTGTCCACTTGATGATTTCGAAGTGATACTACAAAAGACATGCAAATTGTTATTAAAACTGCAGGTAATATTTGCAAAAACCGAACATTTCAATACTGTAGGTGAACATATTATTCTTAGACTTTCACTATTTCTATATTTACATACTGTAGTGACTATATTATTTTTAACTTTCTTGAcgtaaaaaaaattgtgactacGATAAACTATTGTCTGTCATGTCTATACCAACATAATGATTGGTAGCTCCATTGGTTGAACCTACGTATTTTGGGCTCATTGAGAGTATCTACATGTGGGGATTGGTAGAAATGTTCTCCAGCTCTGGtttcaaaataacaaaatatccagtatattattaatattgtataatgtattAAAGAGCTTGTTGCATACTCACTTTCATAGTAACTTTAGAAAGTCTAGAACGTTTCATCCTATAAATATATGTTATTTTCTATCAATCTAAGACccttattataataaaaaaaagtgataactGTCAGTCAACCAAAACtggggacaaaatgtgcaaaagtTGGAAGTTTGGCGTACTGACTCTCCATCCCTGATTATAAGGGTACAATGTTACCCACAAAAAGGATCCCAAATTTTCGTGTTTGCATTGTGGTTACTCACCACAAAAGTTTTGCAACATGtcctcattttttttcttcttcttagcGTAATGGTCTAAACAGGGTTCAACCAAAAAAAGAGAAACAAATTAGAACAACTTACACATGTACAGGAACAGTCTATGCAGTATCATAATACAGAtccagttttaaaggggttgtcccatcacaaggatcctatctatactgcttgttaatgtggatgtaagacttttcctaaatacactgcttcagtaaaacttctttgtttgtccactttcttactttattcaattcattgttgacacagccctgacttatctgctcaaaagtcaagtgatgtatctgctgctctcaggggggagggaggaggggctaagtgcaggggagcgagactgtgtttctagctattcctgtgtctacaccacgtgacctaggttcctgttagcagatagaggagaggagctgctttcatttcttctgttctcccagttatcaggctagctaattcagttgtgttcattatggcagagacaggcagtctctgtatgtaacacagaatggagttgctgctgcctgtacttcatagtccaatatgggtgggcggagctacacactaatttgggggcggagctaaacggcaggttgcatgtgaaaccccgcccaccaaatgatgcaagaaaccaggaagaaagaagattttacagcagtgaagactggtgagtatgtgacgtgggaatactcctttaagtattATTTGTTAAATATAGAGACGTCAAAGTGGCTGCTCCAGAGACCATATTACCTGAACCCACTGTCCCCTATAGGTTCCagccctctcctataatactactgtcCAGTAGCTAGCCTACACTCATCCCTATTTAAATTGTCTGTCACAGCCAAAATGCTACCCAAAATAATATTACTGTGTTCAATAGGAGCAGAAATATACATTTTGGGCAACACACTGATAAAGCCATGTATATCCAGCttcatatacattttatttttagccTAATTTGACAAATTTGCATATAGACATTAGCGAGTGTTCTGACATTCCCCTGAAATAAATTAGTTGATGTGTGTGTATGCCACATACACCCCTTCCAGAGACTAAATCAATCTACAGCAAAAGCAAAGAAATCAGCCAGCATTTTACCTTTCTCACAAGGAGTGTATCGGAAGTCCATGGGTTCACTGACTTCTTGGTCTGAGGGTCTTCTAAGCTGCATTTTCACATTTGTGGCTTCAGTGATATCAAAGGGGAATAGAGGGGTCTTAAAAACTATAGCGACTTGGCGGTGCACATCTGCTTGCCCAAACTGTCCTTTATCTTCCCAATTACTGGTGAAAAATCGCACCTCAATGTCATCTATGCATAGGAGATAAAAGCGACCAAACAAAAACTAGAGTTAGTATAATACAGGTAGTAGATTCATCTCACCAAACACATGCATCTGCTTGTTAGGAGAGGCAGACACTTCCCCTAGAAAATCTGGATTATTATCTTCTTGTcttctctgatttttttttttttttatacaaattcTATTCTATATTTTTCTCCATAATTAAGCAGATCTATTCATTCAAGTGCCTGAGAAATCTGGGTGACAACCTAAGTGATCGTCATATTGGTGTCACTCATCATTCCAAGAAACAAAACTAAGAAAGCTCAGAATACAATTTTCACTTACTGGTGATTTCCTAATTACTTTGGGGAAAGACAATATGTAAAGCACAATAAAAGAGtataacatagatagatagatagatagatagatagatagatagatagatagatagataggatagagaaATAGATATGATAGAcaggtacatagatagatagatagatagatagatagatagatagatagatagatagatagatatggacaaatagatagatagatagatagatagatagatagatagatagatagatagactgatgatagagggatagatagatagatagatagatagatagatagatagatagatagatagatagaaggatagatagatagatagatagatagatagatagatagatagatagatagatagatacgatagagaAATAGATATGATAGACAgaggtacatagatagatagatgatagatagatagatagatagatagatagatagatagatagatagatagaatatttcacaagtttaaacaggtaatATTATCTATTAAACTTAGATATATAGAGTAATATAGGTAAAGGTAGATATAGTAGGTATGAGACAGATTtataaatagatagaagatagatattagCGATGGGATAGGTTGATAGATATTTCTCAAGCATATACAGGCGGATTTATTTATGAAACATGTAAACAGGGGAAATGCAGGTATATACAGATATTTCTCAGGCGGATATATCTATTAAACCTAGTCTACATGAATAGTAAATCTGAAAGCCGCACCTTTCTGGACTTTATCACATAACAAGAATATTTCATCTCCTCCGGCCGCGCTTCCGCAGTTCTTATTGACTCGGCAGATCCGCAGTTCTGCAGTATTGGGAGCACCTGGAAGGATAAATTAGTTTCATCAATAAGTAACAGGAAAATGTTAATAAAGTAATTACCAGACGAGTTTTAcaattaggattatttatgaacTACAAGAAAAGTGAAATGTTGAAGCAGTATAACAATCACCTTGTAGTGACTGGTGGGGCTAAACCAAGCAGAAACTACATGTCTCCTTACTGTTTGGTTTACTCATTCATTTATCCTAGGCAGAGAGGAGAATACTTCCAGGGCTGCCTATAACCTTTGCACAGTCTCTCTTCTACACTTTGTATAGTTCTTGTATTATTACAGCTTCTATGGTTACTTTATGCAATTTTTACAGAACTTACGGTTGTCATAAATTGGGTTGGAAACAACTGGCTGTAGAGTTCTGGTATAATGCCCATGCTCATCGGCAAGAAAAACTTGAAAGCAGAGTCGTACGACATTTAGGTCATAATCCTCAATCGTAAGCAATTGGTCCTCTCGAACTGTGGAGGAGAAGAAGTCACGTGTAGTATTCATGAAACTGCTTCATCTTATACTGGCGATATGGTGAAAGTCATATATAGAGACCTGTCATCTATTATACAGATTGGCGATACATTGAAAGTCATATATAGAGACCTGTCACCTAGTATACAGACTGGCCATACAGTGAAAGTCATATATGGAGAACTGACTTCTGATATAGAAACTGGTGATacattaaaataattttaaaatttgatatggaaattagaaaaatgtatcaaaataaaaATGACTATTTAATGTACCTATAAATATGAAGCTATAGTTTGTATTTCTACTATGGCTTAGTTATGAGCCATTACTTATAGACAGGCTGAGGTTGGACTACACAGAGATTCGGATGACAATGCCTGTTTAGGAGCAATGTACAATGGATGGTGCAATGGACGCTGAGCTTATTTG is part of the Leptodactylus fuscus isolate aLepFus1 chromosome 3, aLepFus1.hap2, whole genome shotgun sequence genome and encodes:
- the REL gene encoding proto-oncogene c-Rel, with translation MAGHHGMIHNTLIGEPYIEIFEQPRQRGMRFRYKCEGRSAGSILGERSSENNRTYPSIQLQNMNYTVKGKVRVTLVTKNEPYRPHPHDLVGKDCRDGYYETEFGAERRVLCFQNLGIQCVRRREVKDAIHSRMIRKINPFGVREDQLLTIEDYDLNVVRLCFQVFLADEHGHYTRTLQPVVSNPIYDNRAPNTAELRICRVNKNCGSAAGGDEIFLLCDKVQKDDIEVRFFTSNWEDKGQFGQADVHRQVAIVFKTPLFPFDITEATNVKMQLRRPSDQEVSEPMDFRYTPCEKDHYAKKKKKNEDMLQNFCVSLRNHQVDKAIKPLQTILPLHTLDRPIKKEPVNDTCKNEINCIPRPSASLNPYLHTFPEPENVSAIPNFLWHNASTSSNPTNNQNFSYDLITTPTMNISAQMRKALEAPGSSSHNFTSMYHSNQDPTLQKATYVSEKGLANRFPTPSVSQSFFSTISAENNLFGPPFQRDGCETDSSQMMLSSVNEPSCSSNSQNSLYIPQFHPTQSGGNMTSQSCSDLLESTGDYIMSIDSELENFLENMSKSMANQ